A window of Campylobacter pinnipediorum subsp. pinnipediorum contains these coding sequences:
- a CDS encoding efflux RND transporter permease subunit has product MFSRFFINRPIFASVLSIIIFIAGFMSLRGLPVEEYPQLTPPQISIRAQYTGANADVIANTVASVIEDQVNGVENMIYMKSVSSSSGSMNLNVFFKIGTNSKQASIDVNNRVQTALSKLPSEVRQIGVTVRESSGSMLGVVSFLNPNATITELNNYVILNILDDIKRVKGVGDATIIGSKNYAMRIWIKPDLLAKYNLSTTDVISAIKTQNSQYAAGKIGEAPIKDKISYVYAISADGRFKNVDEFKNIILKADNKGNLLRLKDVADIEIGSENYSIGALMNGKDMAPMLIFLQNGANAVETMHLVKERLKEISKSYPDGMYHEIPYDTTKFVEISIQEVVKTFIEAMLLVMVVIYMFLKSFRATIIPMLAVPVSIIGTFVGFYIMGFSINLITLFALILAIGIVVDDAIIVIENVERIMHEDKNISVKEASIKAMEEVTTPVISIVLVLSAVFIPVAFMEGFVGVIQRQFALTLVVSVCLSGLVALTLTPALCAVFLKRTEEKPFWFVQKFNDFFDWSTNVFSAGVAKVIRHVIPSLIVVVIIVWAMITLLKIIPSSLVPYEDKGAAIAVTSLPPASTSSRTLTEVKKISDKFLTNPNVDRVTTIAGYDMFAGVLRENSAISFVGLKDWDQRKNPKDQIFALLGPFNGMLTPSKESMSFVMNTPPIMGLSLAGGFEIYLQNKSGKSYDEIQKDTMKVVMAANARPEITRVRTTLDTTYPQYKIEVDEQKAYLMGVSKPDIFATIAATIGGYYINDFNMFGKSYRVYMRAKESFRNSAEDIRNIFVKNKKGEMVALNSIVTLKRSMGADLVERFNLFPAAKLMGEPAPGYTSGDALNAIEDVIKQTLKQDEYSIAYSGTAYQEKTSSGTGQTAFVFGMIFVFLILAAQYERWLIPLAVITAIPFAVFGSLFATYIRGLSNDIYFQIGLLLLIGLSAKNAILIIEFAMQEREKGKSIFDAAINAAKLRFRPIVMTSIAFGMGIFPMVISSGAGAASRHSLSTGLIGGMIAATTIAIFFVPLFYYLLESLNQKFKNRKGALDA; this is encoded by the coding sequence ATGTTTTCTAGATTTTTTATAAACAGACCAATATTTGCAAGTGTTCTTTCTATAATTATATTTATAGCGGGTTTTATGTCTTTAAGAGGTCTTCCTGTAGAAGAATATCCGCAACTTACACCACCACAAATTAGCATAAGAGCACAATACACTGGTGCAAACGCAGATGTTATAGCAAACACCGTTGCTTCTGTTATAGAAGATCAGGTAAATGGTGTTGAAAATATGATATATATGAAGAGTGTATCAAGTTCTAGTGGTTCTATGAATTTAAATGTGTTTTTTAAAATAGGAACAAATTCAAAACAAGCTAGCATAGATGTAAATAATCGTGTTCAAACAGCTCTTTCAAAACTTCCTAGTGAAGTTAGACAAATAGGAGTAACTGTTCGTGAGAGTAGTGGATCTATGCTTGGTGTTGTCTCTTTTTTAAATCCAAATGCTACGATTACTGAATTAAATAACTATGTTATTTTAAATATATTAGATGATATAAAAAGAGTAAAAGGTGTTGGGGACGCGACTATTATAGGTAGTAAAAATTATGCTATGAGAATTTGGATAAAACCTGATTTACTTGCAAAATACAATCTAAGCACAACTGATGTTATATCGGCTATAAAAACTCAAAATAGTCAGTATGCAGCCGGAAAGATAGGCGAAGCACCTATAAAAGATAAAATATCATATGTGTATGCAATAAGTGCTGATGGACGATTTAAAAATGTAGATGAATTTAAAAATATAATACTAAAAGCTGACAACAAGGGAAATTTATTAAGACTTAAAGACGTGGCTGATATTGAGATAGGTTCTGAAAATTATTCAATAGGTGCTTTAATGAACGGAAAAGATATGGCACCTATGCTTATATTTTTGCAAAATGGAGCAAATGCTGTTGAAACAATGCATTTAGTTAAAGAGAGATTAAAAGAAATTTCAAAGAGCTATCCTGATGGAATGTATCACGAGATACCTTATGATACTACAAAATTTGTTGAAATTTCTATACAAGAGGTTGTAAAAACATTTATAGAAGCAATGTTACTTGTTATGGTTGTTATTTATATGTTCTTAAAAAGTTTTAGGGCAACAATCATACCAATGCTTGCCGTTCCTGTATCTATAATAGGAACATTTGTTGGTTTTTATATTATGGGTTTTTCTATAAATTTAATAACACTTTTTGCACTAATTCTTGCCATAGGTATAGTGGTCGATGATGCAATCATAGTTATAGAAAATGTTGAGCGTATTATGCACGAAGATAAAAATATAAGTGTCAAAGAAGCTAGTATAAAGGCCATGGAGGAGGTTACAACACCTGTTATTTCAATAGTTTTGGTTTTATCAGCCGTTTTTATTCCTGTTGCTTTTATGGAGGGCTTTGTTGGGGTTATTCAAAGACAATTCGCCCTAACTCTTGTGGTTTCTGTTTGTCTTTCTGGTTTGGTTGCTTTAACACTAACTCCGGCACTTTGTGCAGTTTTTCTAAAAAGAACAGAGGAAAAGCCATTTTGGTTTGTACAAAAATTTAATGATTTTTTTGATTGGAGTACAAATGTGTTTTCGGCTGGTGTAGCTAAAGTTATAAGACATGTAATTCCTAGTTTGATTGTAGTTGTCATTATTGTTTGGGCTATGATAACACTTTTAAAGATTATACCAAGCTCTCTTGTTCCTTATGAAGACAAGGGTGCCGCTATAGCTGTTACATCTTTACCGCCAGCATCAACATCATCTAGAACACTAACAGAAGTTAAAAAAATATCAGATAAATTTTTAACAAATCCAAATGTAGATAGAGTAACCACTATCGCCGGATATGATATGTTTGCTGGAGTTCTTAGAGAAAATTCTGCCATATCTTTCGTAGGGCTTAAAGATTGGGATCAAAGAAAAAACCCAAAAGATCAAATTTTTGCTTTATTAGGACCTTTTAATGGAATGCTTACACCATCAAAAGAGAGTATGAGTTTTGTTATGAATACACCACCTATTATGGGACTTAGTCTTGCAGGTGGTTTTGAAATTTATCTTCAAAACAAAAGTGGAAAAAGCTATGATGAAATTCAAAAAGACACTATGAAAGTTGTTATGGCAGCAAATGCTAGACCTGAAATAACTAGAGTTAGAACGACACTTGATACCACATATCCACAGTATAAAATAGAAGTAGATGAACAAAAAGCTTATTTGATGGGTGTTAGTAAACCCGATATATTTGCTACTATCGCGGCTACAATAGGTGGATACTATATAAATGATTTTAACATGTTTGGAAAGTCATATCGTGTATATATGAGAGCGAAAGAGAGTTTTAGAAATTCAGCAGAAGATATTAGAAATATATTTGTAAAAAACAAAAAAGGTGAGATGGTCGCACTAAATTCTATCGTTACTTTAAAAAGGAGTATGGGTGCTGATTTAGTTGAAAGATTCAATCTTTTTCCGGCTGCTAAACTTATGGGAGAACCGGCACCAGGATATACATCAGGAGATGCATTAAATGCTATCGAAGATGTTATAAAACAGACATTAAAACAAGATGAATACTCCATAGCATATTCAGGAACAGCGTATCAAGAAAAGACATCATCAGGTACAGGTCAAACCGCGTTTGTATTTGGTATGATTTTTGTATTTTTGATATTAGCGGCTCAATACGAAAGATGGCTTATACCATTAGCAGTAATAACAGCTATTCCTTTTGCAGTATTTGGTTCTCTTTTTGCAACATACATAAGAGGTCTTAGCAATGATATATATTTCCAAATAGGTCTATTATTACTTATCGGACTTTCAGCAAAAAATGCTATTTTAATAATAGAATTTGCAATGCAAGAAAGAGAAAAGGGTAAAAGCATATTTGATGCAGCTATAAATGCAGCAAAACTTCGTTTTAGACCGATAGTTATGACATCAATTGCATTTGGTATGGGTATTTTCCCGATGGTTATTTCAAGTGGTGCAGGTGCTGCAAGTAGGCATTCATTATCTACCGGACTTATAGGTGGTATGATAGCAGCGACTACAATAGCGATATTTTTTGTTCCGTTGTTTTACTATCTACTTGAAAGTTTAAATCAAAAATTTAAAAATAGAAAAGGTGCTTTAGATGCGTAA